One region of Natrinema salaciae genomic DNA includes:
- a CDS encoding permease, with protein MLSAFHSLTDASSLALAQGRPVASLAVAMIEHGRGRPALTLGLLPGPPVAPNGGGLDLAARLAGALGAFLLAVVEGAIIAFEMAWETWWALVLGFTITGAVQEFVSEDRLTDYLGDDGWREIGYGALFGASSSSCSFSAVATTRSLFTKGASAASSLGAFQFASTDLVLELALVVTLLLGWQFAAAEIVGGLVAVAVLGVFYRRFVPESWIERARARARGLEDTECATCGMAASPTDADTIERTVDGERQYFCCSGCANAYDPATDRDAVTAGPELLSADRWRSATANAVREWDMLWRDIALGFLIAGLLAALVPTSWWTALFGVGAEGSLTRLGSNVVIGAVVGVLTFLCSVGNVPFALVLWENGVSFGGVLAFIFADLLILPLVRTYRRYYGTRMAAVVSVAFFVAAITAGAVVELLFGGLGLIPPAGEAGGTISGTFTTLFNVVAIPILAVQVYVALEPHQRVRIGNRLAPHVAGVIYHAHKALERLAYALEDRGLK; from the coding sequence ATGCTCTCAGCGTTCCACTCACTCACTGACGCGTCAAGCCTCGCGCTCGCACAGGGACGACCCGTCGCCTCGCTGGCGGTCGCGATGATCGAGCACGGACGGGGTCGCCCGGCCCTGACGCTCGGACTGCTACCCGGCCCCCCCGTCGCCCCGAACGGCGGCGGACTCGATCTCGCGGCGCGGCTCGCGGGTGCGCTCGGCGCGTTCTTGCTGGCCGTCGTCGAGGGAGCGATCATCGCGTTCGAGATGGCCTGGGAGACCTGGTGGGCGCTCGTGCTCGGCTTTACGATCACCGGCGCGGTTCAGGAGTTCGTCTCCGAGGACCGGCTGACCGACTACCTCGGCGACGACGGCTGGCGGGAGATCGGCTACGGAGCGCTGTTCGGCGCGTCCTCCTCGAGCTGTTCGTTCTCCGCGGTGGCGACGACCCGATCACTGTTCACGAAGGGTGCCTCGGCCGCGTCCAGTCTGGGTGCGTTCCAGTTCGCGAGTACGGATCTCGTACTCGAACTCGCGCTCGTCGTGACGCTCCTGCTCGGCTGGCAGTTCGCCGCCGCGGAGATCGTCGGCGGGCTCGTCGCGGTCGCCGTCCTCGGGGTCTTCTACCGGCGCTTCGTCCCCGAGTCCTGGATCGAGCGAGCGCGGGCCCGCGCCCGGGGGCTCGAGGACACGGAGTGTGCCACCTGCGGGATGGCCGCGAGTCCGACCGACGCGGACACGATCGAACGGACGGTCGACGGCGAACGACAGTACTTCTGCTGTTCCGGCTGCGCTAACGCGTACGATCCGGCGACCGACCGGGACGCGGTCACTGCCGGTCCGGAACTCCTCTCGGCCGACCGCTGGCGATCGGCGACCGCGAACGCCGTCCGCGAGTGGGATATGCTCTGGCGAGACATCGCCCTGGGGTTTCTCATCGCGGGACTGCTGGCCGCGCTCGTCCCCACGTCGTGGTGGACCGCCCTCTTCGGTGTCGGTGCCGAGGGGAGTCTCACGCGGCTCGGCTCGAACGTCGTCATCGGTGCCGTGGTCGGGGTGTTGACGTTCCTCTGTTCCGTCGGTAACGTCCCCTTCGCGCTCGTCCTCTGGGAGAACGGCGTCTCCTTCGGCGGCGTCCTCGCGTTCATCTTCGCGGACCTGCTGATCCTGCCGCTGGTCCGCACCTACCGCCGGTACTACGGGACCCGCATGGCCGCCGTCGTCTCCGTCGCGTTCTTCGTCGCGGCGATCACCGCCGGCGCGGTCGTCGAACTCCTCTTCGGCGGACTCGGTCTCATCCCGCCCGCCGGCGAGGCCGGTGGCACGATCTCCGGGACGTTCACGACGCTCTTCAACGTCGTCGCCATCCCGATCCTCGCGGTACAGGTCTACGTCGCCCTCGAGCCCCACCAGCGCGTCCGGATCGGCAACCGACTCGCGCCCCACGTCGCCGGCGTCATCTATCACGCCCACAAGGCCCTCGAGCGGCTCGCCTACGCGCTCGAGGACCGCGGGCTGAAGTGA
- a CDS encoding transporter, translated as MTPQPIPGTERSDPVQLVCLVALVATHGTIRLAERYLPEFVSALGYGPVVVGSLVTLGLGVAVAASERSSEATGDDSSTGLETTVVAVLSAALAAIGLFAWAGAPTLDTLLGTPLSALGWLTVGVVLLQAWHVAGPARDLWPVDTRVSTGLTSADAVGDDDVDSSSPRRTIGLDRRTRIVVGALGVAAAAVLATAAVASVGGIGAGFALLAATGAAVALVGAVALGAVRDRPRLLGDRPRRDGPADDSVPEPDPSLTVVRRAVSQLPDRRRWAVIGDALVRVAIAGITPFLILLVVEYRPIALSVGGLSLAPAAVFGLFVLVEAVGAIAGAVSFPVLASRVDRRALLAVGLAALSLVPMALVAAPARAGVVAALFALLGFRTAIEPLRPTVGASARAAPVPGPALPDEIRTAVRIAVVPAPLLGGLLYAIDPLVAVTAATTLGLLGVRELGRAFTWDRQ; from the coding sequence ATGACACCACAACCGATACCCGGCACCGAACGGAGCGATCCGGTCCAGCTCGTCTGTCTCGTCGCCCTCGTGGCGACCCACGGAACGATCCGCCTGGCCGAACGATATCTGCCCGAGTTCGTCTCCGCGCTCGGCTACGGGCCGGTCGTCGTCGGCTCGCTGGTAACCCTCGGACTCGGCGTCGCCGTCGCCGCGTCCGAACGCTCGAGCGAGGCGACGGGCGACGACTCGTCCACCGGTCTCGAAACGACCGTGGTCGCCGTGCTGTCCGCGGCGCTCGCGGCGATCGGCCTGTTTGCCTGGGCGGGGGCACCCACGCTCGATACGCTGCTGGGCACCCCGCTATCAGCGCTCGGCTGGCTCACCGTCGGCGTCGTGCTCCTCCAGGCGTGGCACGTCGCCGGCCCCGCACGCGACCTGTGGCCCGTCGATACGCGGGTCTCGACCGGACTCACCAGCGCGGACGCCGTCGGGGACGACGATGTCGACAGTTCGTCGCCCCGGCGGACGATCGGCCTCGACCGTCGAACGCGGATCGTCGTCGGTGCGCTCGGCGTCGCCGCCGCGGCGGTGTTGGCGACGGCGGCCGTCGCCAGCGTCGGCGGTATCGGTGCCGGCTTCGCGCTCCTGGCGGCGACCGGCGCTGCGGTCGCCCTCGTCGGTGCAGTCGCGCTCGGAGCCGTTCGCGACCGACCGCGCCTGCTCGGCGATCGTCCGCGACGCGACGGACCGGCGGACGACTCGGTCCCCGAACCGGACCCGTCGCTCACGGTCGTCCGACGCGCGGTCTCGCAGTTGCCCGACCGTCGGCGATGGGCGGTCATCGGCGACGCGCTCGTCCGGGTCGCGATCGCGGGGATCACGCCGTTCCTGATCCTCCTGGTCGTCGAGTACCGACCGATCGCGCTCTCGGTCGGCGGCCTCTCGCTCGCGCCGGCTGCGGTCTTCGGCCTGTTCGTCCTCGTCGAGGCCGTCGGCGCGATCGCCGGCGCGGTCTCGTTCCCCGTGCTCGCATCGCGCGTCGATCGCCGGGCGCTGCTCGCCGTCGGGCTCGCGGCGCTCTCGCTGGTCCCGATGGCGCTCGTCGCGGCCCCGGCCAGGGCGGGCGTCGTCGCCGCCCTGTTCGCGCTGCTTGGCTTCCGTACCGCGATCGAGCCGCTCCGGCCGACCGTCGGCGCGAGCGCTCGAGCCGCGCCGGTCCCCGGCCCCGCGCTCCCCGACGAGATCCGGACGGCGGTCCGGATCGCCGTCGTTCCGGCGCCGCTGCTCGGCGGGCTCCTGTACGCGATCGATCCGCTCGTGGCCGTTACCGCCGCGACGACGCTCGGCCTGCTCGGCGTCCGCGAACTGGGTCGCGCGTTCACCTGGGACCGGCAATGA
- a CDS encoding cytochrome c oxidase subunit I: MTRSSTPRRALGGAGGSLAGLSQVDHRRLARWHLAFALVMGLWGGLDALFLRTALVTPSLDRWTAETYNAFFTTHGLTMLFLFALPAIWGFAYAAVPPSIEADGIAHPWLGVWAFWLQVPAALAIRAGTVGGILGVAGLEPVSSGWTLYSPLSVLSQNPAVDSVLVGLLLVSVGTAATAWTLVVTIRRRREIRWLDVDTFTWTVLTAGAMSLVAFPVLAVAVALLLADRTLGTAFLVGGGGPLLWQHLFWFFAHPLVYVLVLPPMGIVGHVLPRFAGRRLFGRRSSVYSTLAIGVVSFTVWAHHMFVTGVGPSVRTVFMITTLAVALPSSAKLCTWLVTLWGGSIRYTAPMLAVLAAVGFFLVGGVTGVFLAVVPINVRYTGTYYVVAHFHLLLAGFVGLALVAGTYYWFPLLTGRRLEPGLARLHCWLTIVGVAVTFGALLLVGLAQLPRRVATYPAAYAPLHQLATVGAYVIAAGQLVFLLNLGRSLWVGDPAPDDPWALEDGPSHTREWR; this comes from the coding sequence ATGACGCGGTCTTCCACGCCGCGGCGCGCGCTCGGGGGGGCTGGCGGCTCGCTCGCGGGTCTCTCGCAGGTCGATCACCGGCGGCTCGCTCGCTGGCACCTCGCGTTCGCGCTGGTGATGGGGCTGTGGGGCGGGCTGGACGCCCTGTTCCTGCGAACGGCGCTCGTCACGCCGAGCCTGGACCGCTGGACGGCCGAGACCTACAACGCCTTCTTCACGACCCACGGGCTGACGATGCTGTTCCTGTTCGCGTTGCCCGCGATCTGGGGGTTCGCGTACGCCGCGGTTCCCCCGTCGATCGAGGCAGACGGGATCGCACACCCTTGGCTCGGCGTCTGGGCGTTCTGGCTGCAGGTGCCCGCGGCGCTCGCGATCCGGGCCGGCACCGTCGGCGGGATCCTCGGCGTGGCCGGCCTCGAGCCGGTCTCGAGCGGCTGGACGCTGTACTCGCCGTTGAGCGTCCTGTCGCAGAACCCCGCCGTCGACAGCGTCCTCGTCGGTCTCCTGCTCGTCTCGGTCGGAACCGCGGCGACGGCGTGGACCCTCGTCGTCACGATCCGGCGGCGACGCGAGATCCGGTGGCTCGACGTCGACACGTTCACCTGGACGGTGCTGACCGCGGGCGCGATGTCGCTGGTCGCCTTCCCGGTACTCGCCGTCGCGGTCGCACTGTTGCTCGCCGACCGGACGCTCGGCACGGCGTTCCTCGTCGGCGGTGGCGGACCGCTGCTCTGGCAACACCTGTTCTGGTTCTTCGCGCACCCGCTGGTGTACGTGCTGGTGTTACCCCCGATGGGGATCGTCGGCCACGTCCTCCCGCGGTTCGCCGGGCGGCGGCTGTTCGGCCGCCGGTCGTCGGTGTACTCGACGCTCGCGATCGGCGTCGTCTCGTTCACCGTCTGGGCACACCACATGTTCGTGACCGGTGTCGGCCCGTCCGTTCGGACCGTCTTCATGATCACGACGCTGGCGGTGGCCCTGCCGAGCTCGGCGAAGCTCTGTACGTGGCTCGTGACACTGTGGGGCGGCTCGATCCGGTACACCGCCCCCATGCTCGCGGTGCTGGCCGCCGTCGGCTTCTTCCTCGTCGGCGGCGTCACCGGCGTCTTCCTCGCCGTCGTCCCGATCAACGTCCGGTACACCGGGACCTACTACGTCGTCGCGCACTTCCACCTGCTGCTCGCCGGCTTCGTCGGGCTCGCCCTCGTCGCCGGCACCTACTACTGGTTCCCCCTGCTCACCGGCCGACGGCTCGAGCCCGGGCTCGCTCGCCTGCACTGCTGGCTCACGATCGTCGGCGTGGCGGTGACCTTCGGCGCGTTGCTGCTCGTCGGGCTCGCCCAGCTTCCGCGGCGCGTCGCGACGTATCCCGCGGCATACGCTCCGCTACACCAGCTCGCGACCGTCGGCGCGTACGTCATCGCCGCCGGCCAACTCGTCTTCCTCCTGAACCTCGGTCGGTCGCTGTGGGTCGGCGATCCCGCTCCCGACGATCCGTGGGCGCTCGAGGACGGCCCGTCGCACACGCGCGAATGGCGGTAG
- a CDS encoding helix-turn-helix transcriptional regulator, with protein sequence MSNHTPTNTNDDDESTPESDEQDGHDVSDPRPLTNLTGFKRDQLFVIRKLADRNPHGLVIKDKLDCYYDEEITQGRLYQNLAELIEEGYVEKHPLDGRTNAYRPSSRANERLEEHYEWERRCLFCDRR encoded by the coding sequence ATGTCCAATCACACACCCACGAACACCAACGACGATGACGAATCGACCCCTGAGAGTGACGAACAGGATGGCCACGACGTTTCGGATCCTCGTCCGCTGACGAACCTGACCGGGTTCAAACGCGATCAGCTGTTCGTCATCCGAAAGCTCGCGGACCGCAACCCCCACGGCCTCGTCATCAAAGACAAGCTGGACTGCTACTACGACGAGGAGATTACCCAGGGGCGGCTCTACCAGAACCTGGCCGAACTCATCGAGGAGGGGTACGTCGAGAAACACCCCCTCGACGGCCGAACCAACGCGTACCGGCCGAGTTCCCGCGCCAACGAGCGCCTCGAGGAGCACTACGAGTGGGAGCGACGCTGTCTCTTTTGCGACCGTCGATGA
- a CDS encoding Glu/Leu/Phe/Val family dehydrogenase — MTIHTDSASDERSRTAPDLDAPWTYAATAAQRLSLPDGIEQRLMYPDHRQRISVQFERDDGTLGVCDGYRVRHDGVRGPYVGPHRYTDALTGDDCAGLAAATTVSAALAGIPFGGAAGGVAVDPTALSRDERVRLTKSYAAAVAGVGPHSDVLVPDIGTDERTMAQFADAVVDRVDGPHDATVAGKPPALGGFREISRADGRSVASVTQDVLETDHDRPLSGATIAVYGTGHRGATAARLLEFRGGTVVAMCSDRAGLTAPDETGLDTDLAPSYLQRPATLAEYDDGTIVGTRDVLERNVDVLVLAAPATTVTAANADTVRADVVVEGATGSVTPGGQRALEDRGIAVVPDVLATVGTMVAARLEWVRTAGRDRLSEARVANEFGYALTDAVDDVRDRRQRCDLSWREAAYSVGLSRVAAAHEVVR, encoded by the coding sequence ATGACGATACACACAGATTCCGCCAGCGACGAACGTAGTCGAACAGCACCCGATCTCGATGCCCCGTGGACGTACGCGGCGACCGCCGCACAGCGGCTCTCGCTTCCCGACGGGATCGAGCAGCGACTCATGTATCCGGATCACCGCCAGCGGATTTCGGTGCAGTTCGAACGCGACGACGGCACGCTCGGCGTCTGCGACGGCTACCGGGTCCGCCACGATGGCGTTCGCGGCCCGTACGTCGGGCCGCACCGGTACACCGACGCGCTGACCGGTGACGACTGCGCCGGACTCGCGGCCGCGACGACCGTCAGCGCCGCGCTCGCGGGAATTCCGTTCGGCGGCGCAGCGGGCGGCGTCGCGGTCGATCCGACGGCGCTCTCGCGGGACGAGCGTGTCCGACTCACCAAATCGTACGCGGCCGCCGTCGCCGGCGTCGGCCCCCACAGCGACGTCCTCGTGCCGGACATCGGGACCGACGAGCGCACGATGGCGCAGTTCGCCGACGCCGTCGTCGACCGCGTCGACGGCCCCCACGACGCGACCGTCGCCGGCAAACCACCGGCCCTCGGCGGGTTCCGAGAGATCTCCCGGGCGGACGGCCGGAGCGTCGCCAGCGTGACCCAGGACGTCCTCGAGACCGACCACGACCGGCCGCTGTCCGGTGCGACGATCGCCGTCTACGGCACCGGCCACCGCGGCGCGACCGCCGCCCGCCTGCTCGAGTTCCGGGGCGGCACCGTCGTCGCGATGTGCAGCGACCGAGCGGGACTGACCGCACCGGACGAGACCGGGCTGGATACGGACCTCGCTCCCAGCTATCTCCAGCGGCCGGCGACGCTCGCCGAGTACGACGACGGGACGATAGTCGGCACCCGTGACGTCCTCGAGCGGAACGTCGACGTGCTGGTTCTCGCGGCACCCGCCACCACGGTGACCGCCGCGAACGCGGACACGGTCCGTGCCGACGTCGTCGTCGAAGGTGCCACCGGAAGCGTGACCCCCGGCGGCCAGCGCGCCCTCGAGGACCGCGGTATCGCGGTCGTTCCCGACGTGCTGGCGACGGTCGGGACGATGGTCGCGGCCCGCCTCGAGTGGGTCCGGACGGCCGGTCGCGACCGACTGAGCGAAGCGCGCGTGGCGAACGAGTTCGGCTACGCGCTCACCGACGCGGTCGACGACGTGCGAGACCGCCGGCAGCGGTGCGACCTGAGCTGGCGGGAAGCCGCCTACAGTGTCGGTCTCTCGCGCGTCGCGGCGGCCCACGAGGTGGTGCGATGA